Proteins co-encoded in one Astyanax mexicanus isolate ESR-SI-001 chromosome 1, AstMex3_surface, whole genome shotgun sequence genomic window:
- the LOC103047529 gene encoding G-protein coupled receptor 183-like encodes MSSSNSSARFIPLSVDFTLPEHYLIYAFHITFATCAAVLAGSVLVGILRDRNLRAQNRFVFMINTSICDTLTGLSVFYLGLFDVQEGYPSRNGTFLILPSLLGVNIITFMFAQFDRYCAVCHPFFYNRYISRSVVIGVCVYPWVHVYAQLVATSIVPLVYAAQIYAFSIACLQIIVVTKVVMTVKLYLVAESQLKRDPPGAERDGKKESLRIIIVVVILFLTLWMPSFVNIILRQVSRSGLVFRNEATNAFAIMARLNAVSTPAVYLWGSPALRAAVWRAGWNKVLPEWTRSSQKNTT; translated from the exons ATGAGCTCATCCAACTCCAGCGCGAGATTCATCCCCCTTTCTGTCGACTTCACCCTCCCTGAACATTATCTCATATACGCTTTTCACATCACCTTCGCCACGTGCGCCGCCGTGCTGGCCGGCTCGGTGCTCGTGGGCATTCTGAGAGACAGAAACCTGCGCGCGCAGAACAGGTTCGTTTTCATGATCAACACGAGCATCTGCGACACACTGACGGGTCTATCCGTCTTCTATCTGGGTCTGTTTGATGTGCAGGAGGGATACCCGTCCAGAAACGGGACCTTCCTCATCCTGCCCTCTCTGTTAGGAGTGAACATCATCACCTTCATGTTCGCTCAGTTTGATCGTTACTGCGCGGTGTGTCACCCCTTCTTCTACAACCGCTACATCTCCAGATCTGTGGTGATCGGGGTCTGCGTTTACCCCTGGGTTCACGTTTACGCGCAGCTGGTTGCAACTAGTATCGTGCCTCTGGTTTACGCCGCCCAGATCTACGCCTTCAGCATAGCCTGCCTGCAGATCATAGTGGTGACCAAGGTGGTGATGACGGTCAAGCTGTACCTGGTGGCTGAGTCTCAGCTGAAGCGCGATCCTCCGGGAGCGGAAAGGGACGGTAAGAAGGAGTCTCTGCGCATCATCATAGTGGTGGTCATCCTCTTCTTGACTCTCTGGATGCCGTCCTTCGTCAACATCATCCTGAGGCAGGTGAGCAGGTCCGGTCTGGTCTTCAGGAACGAGGCCACCAACGCTTTCGCCATCATGGCGCGGCTGAACGCGGTCAGCACCCCCGCGGTCTACCTGTGGGGCAGCCCTGCGCTGCGCGCGGCCGTGTGGCGCGCGGGCTGGAACAAAGTCCTACCTGAGTGGACAAG ATCCAGTCAGAAAAACACCACCTAG
- the LOC125804592 gene encoding trace amine-associated receptor 7e-like has translation MSSSNSSARFIPLSVDFTLPEHYLIYAFHITFATCASVLAGSVLVGILKDRNLHAQNRFVFMINTSICDTLTGLSVFYLGLFDVQEGYPSRNGTFQILPSLLGVNIITFMFAQFDRYCAVCHPFFYNRYISRSVVIGVCVYSWFHVYVQPLASNLVPLAQAAQIYAFSIACLQIIVVTKVVMTVKLYLVAESQLKRDPPGAERDGKKESLRIIIVVVILFLTLWMPSFVNIILRQVSRSGLVFRNEATNAFAIMARLNAVSTPAVYLRGSPALRAAVWRAGWSKVLPEWTR, from the coding sequence ATGAGCTCATCCAACTCCAGCGCGAGATTCATCCCCCTTTCTGTCGACTTCACCCTCCCTGAACATTATCTCATATACGCTTTTCACATCACCTTCGCCACGTGCGCCTCCGTGCTGGCCGGCTCGGTGCTCGTGGGCATTCTGAAAGACAGAAACCTGCACGCGCAGAACAGGTTCGTGTTCATGATCAACACGAGCATCTGCGACACGCTGACGGGTCTATCCGTCTTCTATCTGGGTCTGTTTGATGTGCAGGAGGGATACCCGTCCAGAAACGGGACCTTCCAAATTTTGCCCTCATTGCTGGGGGTAAACATCATCACCTTCATGTTCGCTCAGTTTGATCGTTACTGCGCGGTGTGTCACCCCTTCTTCTACAACCGCTACATCTCCAGATCTGTGGTGATCGGGGTCTGCGTGTATTCCTGGTTCCATGTTTATGTGCAGCCGCTGGCGTCCAATCTCGTGCCTCTGGCTCAAGCCGCCCAGATCTACGCCTTCAGCATAGCCTGCCTGCAGATCATAGTGGTGACCAAGGTGGTGATGACGGTCAAGCTGTACCTGGTGGCTGAGTCTCAGCTGAAGCGCGATCCTCCGGGAGCGGAAAGGGACGGTAAGAAGGAGTCTTTGCGCATCATCATAGTGGTGGTCATCCTCTTCCTGACTCTCTGGATGCCGTCCTTCGTCAACATCATCCTGAGGCAGGTGAGCAGGTCCGGTCTGGTCTTCAGGAACGAGGCCACCAACGCTTTCGCCATCATGGCGAGGCTGAACGCGGTCAGCACCCCCGCGGTCTACCTGCGGGGCAGCCCGGCGCTGCGCGCGGCCGTGTGGCGCGCGGGCTGGAGCAAAGTCCTACCTGAGTGGACAAGGTAG